The genomic DNA CGTTGATTAAGGAACTTCTTGAGAATAATGGACGACCATTGACTTACGAGACCACACCATCGGAGTCAAAGACAGACACGGAAGCGCTTGTAGACAGCATACTTGGCAAAGACGCTCCTACAACACCCGAATGAATCCTTAAGTACCTCGCTGTGTCATTCTCACGATTTCCTCAACAGCCCAAATATGATTACTTATCTCTGCAGCCGTTGCTGGCGTTCTCGGATAGGGATTTACCCTTCCATCGCTCTTATCTTATCCACCCGGGGCTGGTGCCTGCCGCCTTCGAACTCAGAGGTGAGAAAAGTACTAACGATTTCACGCAGCTGAGTTTGCGGTTCTTCTGCTCCTAGACAAAGAATATTAGCATCGTTATGCTGTCGGGAACGGACGGCGCAGAAGGTATCAAAACACTGGGCGGCTCTTATGCCCTTGACCTTGTTAGCAGCAATACACATACCGATACCGGTGCCGCAGATGAGGATACCCCGGTCAAAATCGCCCCTGGCTACCGCTTCAGCTACTTTTTGGGCGATATCCGGGTAATCTACCGGGTCGGTAGTATAAGTCCCCAAGTCTTTACAGCTGTGTCCGTCACCGGTAAGCCACTCTATGATAGATTTTTTCAAATTTATCCCGTGGTGGTCGCAGCCAATAGCAATGCGCATTACTTATTTTCCCCCTCTCTGAGCTTAAGCGGACCGCAGACCTGCTCCAGTTCTTCTCTGGAGATGGCCCCTTCACGGAGCAGTACCGGCGTTGGTCCCGTCAGGTCGATGATAGTCGATTCTTGGCCGCCTGGGCAGCGTCCGCCATCAATCACTAAATCTATCCGGTCGCCCAGCTGAGTAGAGACCTCATCGGCAGTCAGCGGGCTGGGACGACCGCTGATATTGGCGCTGGTGCCGATAATCGGCATGCCTAAGCCCCGGATAAGGGCGATGGGAACGGGGTGTTTAGGGATACGGATGGCGATGGTGCTGCTTCCAGCCGTCATGGTATCGGGGACGGCACTGGATTTAATCAAAACGATAGTGAGAGCGCCGGGTAAGAAGCGATGGATTAAGAGCCAGGCGAGCGGTGGTACTGAGGCGGCGAGCTCGGTTATCCGTGATATGTCAGCCACCAGCAGAGGGAGTGCCATGTTCTGTGGGCGTTCCTTTACCCGGTAGACCCGTGCCACAGCTTGAGGCAGGTTGGCGCCAGCCCCCAGGCCATAGACGGTATCCGTCGGGTAGGCCACCAGTCCGCCTTGCTTAAGCAGGGAAATACCCCGCTCAATCTGTTGTTGCAGAGCTAAAGAAGGCTGGCTTAACATCGGTCCTCTGGTTAACTAAGCAGGAGATTCCCTTGACGATAGTATATCACAGTGGTAATCTTTGATAAATGGATAATGATAGAACCAAGCAGAGCCCCGATACTGTTCGCCGTTTAGCCACGAGCGACGATATTGAAGTTGCTACCTACCTGGAAATCGCTAAAGAGATGGGTGGCGAGCAGCCGGTGGCGGTCAAGGAGGCGGTTGCCGGTGAGCGGGAAGCCATCGTGGTGATTGATTTTGGCTCGCAATATAGCCTGCTGATTGCCAGGCGGATACGGGAAAGCCAGGTATATTGCGAGATGGTGTCTTATGATACCCCCTGGGAAAAGGTCGCCCCTTTGAAGCCCAAGGGTTTTATCCTCTCCGGCGGACCGGCCAGCGTTTACCAGCCGGGTGCCCCGCTCGCTCCGTCTTATGTTTACGAAAGCCATCTACCGGTATTGGGTATTTGCTACGGGATGCAGGTTATTACCCAGCAGTTGGGTGGCGTGGTGGCGCCGTCAGCCAAGCAGGAATATGGTCACGCCATTCTCCATGTCAATGCTCCCGATTCGCCGCTCCTGGCTGGTTTGGATGACTCTCCCACGGTGTGGATGAGTCACGGTGATAGAATCGAGGTAATGCCGCCTGGTTTTACTGCCCTGGCGGCTACCGAGAACTCGCCGGTGGCCGTCATGGGTAATGGTGCAGGAATATTCGGTCTGCAGTTTCATCCTGAGGTCGCTCATACCCCGCAGGGGAAGACAATCTTGAGAAACTTCGCCTACCGGGTCTGCGGCTGCCAGGGGAATTGGACCATTGGTAACTTCATTGATGAGAGCATCTCCCGCATCAAGAAGGTCGTGGGCCAGGGCAAGGTTATCAATGCCCTCTCGGGAGGGGTTGATTCCGCGGTGGTTGCCAGCCTCATCTACCAGGCGATTGGCAGTCAGCTGACCTGCATCTACGTTAATAACGGCTTGCTGCGCCGTGAAGAGGTGGAGAGGACATTCCGGGTTTTCCGGGATAATCTGGGTATGCCGATAATTTACGTCGATGCCAGCGAGAGGTTCCTGGGTCGATTACAAGGGGTTACCGACCCGGAGGTGAAGCGTAAGGTTATCGGTGACGAATTTATCAAGGTGTTTGAAGAAGAGGCGGGCAAAATAGGTGAGGTTAATTTTCTGGCCCAGGGGACCCTTTACCCCGATGTTATTGAGAGTGCCGCTTCCGGGAGCACTGCCTCCGCCAAGATAAAAACCCATCACAACGTTGGCGGACTGCCCGCCAGGATGAGGCTCAGCCTGATTGAACCGCTGCGCTATCTGTTTAAGGATGAGGTGCGTCAGGTGGGGCTGAAGTTGGGCTTGCCGGAGGAAATGGTCTGGCGGCAGCCCTTCCCCGGTCCGGGGCTGGCGATTCGCATTATTGGCGAGGTGACCAAAGAGAAGCTGGAGATACTGCGCTCGGCCGATTTCATTGTCATGAACGAGATTAAAAAG from Dehalococcoidales bacterium includes the following:
- a CDS encoding L-threonylcarbamoyladenylate synthase, producing MLSQPSLALQQQIERGISLLKQGGLVAYPTDTVYGLGAGANLPQAVARVYRVKERPQNMALPLLVADISRITELAASVPPLAWLLIHRFLPGALTIVLIKSSAVPDTMTAGSSTIAIRIPKHPVPIALIRGLGMPIIGTSANISGRPSPLTADEVSTQLGDRIDLVIDGGRCPGGQESTIIDLTGPTPVLLREGAISREELEQVCGPLKLREGENK
- the guaA gene encoding glutamine-hydrolyzing GMP synthase, which gives rise to MGGEQPVAVKEAVAGEREAIVVIDFGSQYSLLIARRIRESQVYCEMVSYDTPWEKVAPLKPKGFILSGGPASVYQPGAPLAPSYVYESHLPVLGICYGMQVITQQLGGVVAPSAKQEYGHAILHVNAPDSPLLAGLDDSPTVWMSHGDRIEVMPPGFTALAATENSPVAVMGNGAGIFGLQFHPEVAHTPQGKTILRNFAYRVCGCQGNWTIGNFIDESISRIKKVVGQGKVINALSGGVDSAVVASLIYQAIGSQLTCIYVNNGLLRREEVERTFRVFRDNLGMPIIYVDASERFLGRLQGVTDPEVKRKVIGDEFIKVFEEEAGKIGEVNFLAQGTLYPDVIESAASGSTASAKIKTHHNVGGLPARMRLSLIEPLRYLFKDEVRQVGLKLGLPEEMVWRQPFPGPGLAIRIIGEVTKEKLEILRSADFIVMNEIKKAQFYRQTWQTFAVLTDVKSVGVMGDYRTYGYLVALRAVTSEDAMTADWARLPYDLLARISNRIVNEVPQVNRVVYDITSKPPSTIEWE
- the rpiB gene encoding ribose 5-phosphate isomerase B translates to MRIAIGCDHHGINLKKSIIEWLTGDGHSCKDLGTYTTDPVDYPDIAQKVAEAVARGDFDRGILICGTGIGMCIAANKVKGIRAAQCFDTFCAVRSRQHNDANILCLGAEEPQTQLREIVSTFLTSEFEGGRHQPRVDKIRAMEG